The Astyanax mexicanus isolate ESR-SI-001 chromosome 8, AstMex3_surface, whole genome shotgun sequence sequence TCAATGCTTAtatatcctgtatattagagtagccaAGTAGTTCTAGCAGCATTTTATGTAATCAACAACTGAATAGCCATTTAAACAAGggacaaataaaaatacagtgtgaAGCCGTGGAGAGACACAGGGAAAAGAGTCTGTTGGAGCAAATTGGAACGCAGCTTAATCTTTAGCGATATAAGCAATATTGTCTTTTCCTTTATCTCGcatgaaaatatattgatatttcttaaaataaaatatatcgcCCAGCCAGAGTTTCATCCCAAAAAattaatttcagtgcatccctgcATAAATACCCATATTAGGACCTAACTGCTGTAGAAATTAGGGCGGAGTATCGAAATTTAATACCAAAAATGCACCGACCAAGTACCTAACAGGTGTAATAAGATTCAGTGCCTGTTTTCGAAActatgcatgattttttttttccgatGTAAtcctgatattttttaaaaaagaactcttaaaactgaaaagCATAAAGCAGTAAGTtcaaatgtttgtagtttaagggcaagcaatgatttttgttcttaataaagcaccacaatcatGCTCACTGtctgttccaacaagatccagaaagatggtCTCTCCTGTTGACAGTACCTGAATAATATTACTCATGTCAgctgtttaataatttttttggttacaatttagaaaaaggtattgaaaaaagtaCCGACTGGGTATTAGCACCAAATTTAAAGTATAGTATTGTTAAGGAATGAACTGTAAACACTTAATTTTACCTTTGAATAACCTGTGAATGATAAGTGAAAGTGTCTTATTTAGACTATACAGGACTTGGGACCCGTCTCCTGACATCCATCCCAGCAGAGCTCGATAAAGAGCTTTCAGCACCAGTTTAACTACAGCATGCAGACACACCAAGTCCCAACTCAAACAGAACCTTTCAACAGGACCAGAATACGATCAGTCTGCAACTGATATGACATTTCCGCTCTGAGGAGTTTCTCAGAAGCTTCAGCAGCTGCTGACCGATGTGGCGGCTGTTAAGGGACTAAACTGAGGGGCACAGACAGCATAATTCCAGCCAGAGGGGTTTCAGTCCAAAGCTGAGCGTTTGGGAATGTTCTGGCTTTATCTGAATGAGTGAGGAGAACCCATTAACACGACTGAGCCAGTACACTGATTTTACTGACCACTCACCTAAAACATCAGTCTTAACAGTGTAAAATAATTGAATCAGTACAGAGCTACACTCACAGACAGTGTAAATATGCTCTCAAGAGTATTTAAACATACTGTACCAGTTAAACTTTGTTGAACACACCTTAACTTAAgtgtttttctattatttaaaaatgttatacaTTGTAGCTtgatactaaaatcatccaaattatgaagaaaaatatatggaatgatttagtacacaaaaaaaaattaaacaaagcagattatgttttatattttagattctttaaatgagcacctcttgcttagataacagttttgcacatcttggctggattttgagtcagctttatgaggtagagttaacagctgtgctgaactcatcaagagttaattacttaaattaacTTCTTGCACTCTTAatatatgtttgagagcatcagttgtgttgtgaaaagGCAtacagagttggtatacagtgaaccgtttcaggtcagtcaatctgaaaaatttcaagaacttagaaagcatcctcaagtgcattcggaaagaccatcaaaaacgctatgatgaaactggctctcatcaggaccgagagttatctctgttgcacaggatgtaaTACTATAGTTTAgtctagggctgcatgatatatcgtttaagcatcgtcatcgcaatgtgtgcatgcgcagtaatagtcacatcgcaggacgtgcaatgaaACTTAtggcaattaaattaaacatgccTTATTGCGAttttgttttgattcttgacacaagaagtagatgcacagcgctgtctctgtgtctgtgtgagtgacaggctgctgctgcctgagaagcacgagggggagggggagtaTGGGGGGGGGtacatccacatggttgggcacgtgcttgtaaacgtaggcacgtgtcaaaagctgtgcacctcagtccagcacagttttgcagtgcagatatttccagtttcaGCTGAATTCAcgtttttaatcccagaaaaaaaaaaaaaaaaaacgctcttatttaccgttttaaaagcctttttttaaatgcctgattaaaggacagattactgttgttttgctgttttccttgggttttgagtgctcagtgctcggttgggggcggggctggtgacattaTGGGCCATGcattgtttaacccttgtgtggtgttcatatttttgttcctcgtttactttgttacttgtatttaattcagcaaaattaagcaattttacattaaaatgctttacacatgctcgcttcacctaaattgcaagcaatataaacacagcttacatggttaatatttgccctttacctttcttatgttaaatttcttttaaaaagtgctactctttttttgaatgagttttttaataaaatgttaaagaaaatgaattaaactcaatatctgagtagaaaatttgtttagtttcaaatttacaaatgaagcaatgtttattagcgcttggccaaacatactgtatgtaatataaatgtgtgtgtgtgtggggggggtgtacagtgtgtgtttatctaaaatgtgttttgatatatgtttttcacaaaaaatgagccaatgccaatgagtttgagttagaaaaaatatttttttagtatcatttgatgaaaaatgaaaacgggtcccacagacccgaacaccacacaagggttaatattgtgatatatatcatcgaaaaaagaatatttgcaatgtaaaaaaaattcaatatcatgcagccctagtttagtcgatcacatatatatatatataatttttttttacaaaaagagcAGATGTAGTGTTACATTATATAAAGAGGTAACCAGTGCCTCAGTCAGCACACCACATACAttcaggccctgaggcagcagcGATGGTGGTGTTcatttagctgtgtgtgtgtctgtgtatcttaAAGGTGGTTTAACTGGAAATACTTTATCCTGAGTTAAACAGTAAGCTTGAAATAGCCCCCGGGAGCGGAGGCCTGCGCTCCGTATGACGAGAGGACACGGGCGCAGTTAAGCAACCGCTCGGCGGGGATATAGCTCATGTTACATTACTGTATCAGACTCCTGATCCGCCTTTCATCACCTTGGAAATGTTTTGACTTGGGATGTGCTCCCGCTAGCGCCGAGCCCCGTCTGCTCTCGTTCAGGGAAGTCACTGCAGACAAACAGGCTTCAGGCTGCTCTGTTTCATAACCCCAAAACCGACCGCAGCggcagcagagagaaagagaaccgTCAGGGTGAGCTTCTGCTCAGTCCTGCCAGATCTTAATACCAAAATAGGTGACGGTGGTTCTGGAATCAtgctgttgttctctctctccgGGCGTGTTCACCCGCCAACTCCTGTTCTGTAAGGCCGGGTTACAgctgtgttcttttttattttttccaagaaCAGACAGAGAACTCTGGAAAAAAGTGCGCAGAACGAGGATGACAATGCAAAATCTTATCTGCGATGCGATGCGGCCCGCGGCTTGACCCGGCGCTCGCACGGTGTCACCCTGGCAGCAGTTCATAAAAAAATAAGGGCGGCGGAGCGTGAAGTGCACTTTATGCAAGACGGTCGTTACATTTACTGTACACAATGCCTCACTCTGTGCACACATTATACTACAGGGCTGCTGTTCTCTCAGATGGCCTCTCAGCTTCTTAGCTCTTGAAtagaacagtgaaaaagctaaaGCGGACAGCAGAACCAGTGGTTTGATATGTTGCTAAACAATTTCGTACAATACTTCACGGCATATTTggtactaaagaggataaaatactcctaaaaaagGAAATCctagtaattatttttattactatggAATTCCTGacgttttacatttttacaaaatttaacaaccaatattcttcactatGTATTCTATTATAGATCCACCATGCAGTGTACTTAGGCAGTAATTTTAGTAAGTCAGATTAAGGGGGGgtgagttttagggagtttagagcacctatgtaCCCACTACTTTACCCAAAATCACTTTAATAtagggttttgtgtttgtttgcttcTGCACAAATAGCAACAAAATGAACGACTGCAGAAAGCTCATGCACCTCCATGTGGGCATCTGAATCTCCTAGGTAACGAGAGTCACGTGCATGGTGGTGCATATGGTCAGAAATCTGGTGGTGTGTAGTGTATCATGCCCGATCGCGTAGTGTGTGCTCTCTATATTGGTTCAGATTCAATAAAAAGGCGTAGTGTATCCAAGGCTTAAGCAACCACTGTCACAAAAACttgcaacacctcagcaaccgaCACCTCTACCACAGCAACAATGCTATACTGGAATCACACGCATTCTCCAgattatctaatctaatctggaCTAGAATGGAAGCAAATGTGTGTACCAaaaactactgaactactgattTGTTCCCAGAACAGTACACAAAAACTCAAAACACCCAAAATAtgaataatatgtaatatttaaaacTACATTGTTGAACCTGACAAgaacctttcagacctgaattatgttcctgCGATGGAAAaatatgctgttttctgtctgtgatgccaaaaaaataacacactactattctaatataaaatcattatgaaaataaaatatatattttttatttctaagcaTGATAAAAACgtgttctaaataaaataaaataaaaatattcctaaacatgataaaaagtgttctaaaaaacataaaataaaaagattcctaaacatgatagtgttctaaataaaataaaataaaaatattcctaaagatgataaaaaaaagtgttctaaataaaataaaataaaaagattcctaaacatgataaaaagtattctaaataaaataaaataaaataattcctaaacatgataaaaagtgttctaaataaaataaaataaaataattcctaaacatgataaaaaagtgttctaaatcacaaaagAATTAGTGATAATGAGCTTGGATGactttgcctcatttgttctgtagtgctgatatgctctaatgtctgagttgctgatttttttttttgtccactgcagtgggcggggctaagctactgtttcattggctggtttatgatctattctgaaGTACAACAGGTCTCAGTatgtgttctgtgcaacaaaatatgtatatgtccattgtaattgatgcagggtctgaaaagaCTAAGTAATtttgtatataaaatacaaactaTCGTCAAATACATACCTCTCCACCGTGTTGTGATGCATGGACCCATGTGACCCGCCCACAGCGTAGATGCTTCCGTCCAGCTCCCCGATGCCCACCCTGTTTCTGGGTGTGTTCAGTGAAGCTAGCTGGGTCCACTGGTTGGTCATTGGGTTGTAGCAGCACAGCGCCTCCGAGTCCACGTTGCTCTGCAGAGAGAGGTTGCGTCCCCCCACAGAGTAGAAGAGCCCGAACAGCACGCAGGCCCCCAGACCACTGCAGGGCGTGTCCATCTCCGCCAGCTTCAGCCACGCTTTCCTGTGGGGGTCGAAGGCTTCCATCGAGGCCAGCGACTGCTGGTTGTAGCCCCCAGACATGTAGATCAGCTGGTTGCCCCGGAGCGGCGTGGGGGGCAGCGGCTTGCGGAGGGTCATCTCTTGGAAGATCTTGGACAGGAAGTCTTTGCAGGAGTTGGCTTTGCTCAGGATGGGGCAGGACTGCAGCTGCCTCTTGAGAAACTTGGCTGGTAGGGCGTAGATGTGGACAGCGTTGAGCAGAGCGTGGAAGTACTGGGCGCGACCCTCCACGTCCCAGCGCACCCAGTCGATGCAGGCCTTGTAGACCTCGGTCTCGCAGAGCACCTTCAGGCTCTCCTGGCTGATCAGCTCCAGCAGCTGGCAGTGAGACAGGCTGAAGAACTCCTCCTCTTTGATCACCTGAAGGAAAGAGAACACAAATCATATGGCTTAAATTTGAGTGTTTAAAAGAAACTCTAAAGTTACTTTATACTTtagtgatctatttttaagtgtttatttattttattgttgattgttgattatggcttacagccaatttaaacacccaaaaatcagtgtctcagaaaatattaagaatattatataagaccaattgatatttTTGGcacagtatgggcagtgtgccaagtcctgctggaaaatgaaatccgcatctccattaaagttgtcagcaaatggaagcatgaagtgctgtaagattctggaggaagagtggagagacagtccaagctgcttgaggtctagtgtgaagtttccaccaatcagtgatggtttagagagacatgtctgtcatctgctggtgttgatccactgtgttatatcaagtccaaagacttaaatggagatgcggatttcattttccagcaggacttggcacactgcccacactgccaaaagaaccaattggtcttatattatattcaaattttctgagacactgatttttgggttttcattggctgtaagccataatcatcaataaaaaataaaaaatggagagtgtgtgtagaaacaagaaggtggtgttaatgtgaacttttttttattttaactgtctCTCAATCACTTTTGACTCCTTGACACCCACAGGTCCCTTGCTCAGTGTAGTCTGAAAGGATCCAGAGTTACAGAACTAACTACCTAACACTCCATTatcagggtctctctctctctctcacctcactGAAGTGAGTGTTGATGTACTCCCGGCTCCGCTGGTGAAGCTCCACACAGCCGATCTCCTCTGCGAAGCGTGAGATCCCGATCACGTTGGAGGCCTCCAGGTTTTTGACCAGGAAGTCACAGCACGCTTTGGCCACGTCCTCCATCTGGTAGCGCATGGCGCCCAGCAGGACGTGCAGGACGCACTTCTCTCCCACCGTGAAGCGCGAGGTGTAGGCGTAGTTCACCAGCCGCTCGATCACCGTCGGGCACACGTCCCTCAGGGTTATCTCCGAGGCCTTGCACTCCTTGAAGTTGCTGGTGAACATGGCTTTGAAGTAGGGGCTGCAAGCAGCCAGCACCAGTTTATGTACCTGCAggatataaatacacacactgaTCATCTGTGATGGATATAATAACGTCCAAGAACTGATAATGTTGACCCCTAGAGGTGTAGACTAAAGACCCTTTGGGTGTAAACCAAGGCATTCAGAGCGTTTTGGACTGCAACATACTTAAATGTCTTCTTTTCTTAAAATGAAAAGGCTTTAAAAGCTCTCTTATTAGTAAAGTAATCCAAAAAATGATTATAAAGTGTGATCATTAAAGTGTTAATGCacgctaggggtgtgccatatcgtatcgtatgtgataatatcgccaaaaatgttgaatatcgtgaacgatattataccctgaaatatcgtgccatatcagcCACCACCATTAgcatatcagggtactacttttttactgtttatttatctactagagaccagtatcatttatttcacattaatcctggatatatggagatatatatagagtgcattattagtttcACGAAATTCTGCATCATTGACCTctattataaatctgataaaattctttttttaatatctcagttagccatattatatctaatgcaataataaaattcaaaatatttttctaattcagtgttttgtcatatcgttaaAAGTACCGTAATCGTgaatataccatgaaatatcgtgatattattttagagccatatcgcccacccctaatgcacaCAACccaatttggaatcagtaacacattttttttttttacggcaccaagtttgaccccaactccCGCCATAATCTGCCCCGTCCCGAAcaatgcacagattttttttctggagcggtttgcttgtggtgagaatgtgatctggtcttgatccgacccagctatcaaatatactcctttttttCAATACTTTAAACAGcaaatctccattcaaaacacTGTGCAATCCAAGACTGCCTATACAAGATATACCAATCCTATCATTATCAGAATTTTTGGCCTCCCAAAATCAATATCAGCCCCACAATGTTCACACCAATAAAGCTCTTCTGCATGCAGTAAAACATACCGTGCAtccagttctgttttttttttgtttcctcaaACTGTTAACCTCAATTAAGTCCAGCTGACTCAGCCTAAACTGAGCAACTGCTCCATAAATCTCTTATCTTGCTGACTCTCATATTTCTCGTGAGGCGACCCTTGAAAGCTCTCACCTTGAAATCCACCACTCTGTCTTTGTACGTGACGTGAAGCACCAGGTCGCAGAGCAGGCCGTGGTGCCGCAGCTCGTCCATGAGCTGGAAGGCTCTGGAGGGGTGGCTCTCGATGGTGTAGTCCAGATAACCGTGGCCCCTCATGGAGGGCACCACGATGGCCGAGAAATCCTCATCTTTGACGGGCCTCTTCTTCCTTGGACATATCATTCTCTGAGGCCGGAGGTCTGAAACACGCTGACTGGGGATATACTGAGCGGGTCGGAAGAGTGGTAAAGAGTCTAGACCCAACCGCGAGTGGTGAAGAAATACAAACACAACTGGTGATCGCTGGGAGACGGAGAGCCGTGCTTCTTTTGCCTGGTTCCGACGCCATCGTGGCAGAGTTCCCTCTCAGACCAAGTGGCCATTGCTGAATGATGAATATGGTTCGAGCTGCTGAGAAACGTGTCACATCGACGCCAGTCCTGACCTGTCTTCTGTGTTGCTCTCCAAACATGGGCTGAAAAGAAAGTGAAACACTTGTGAGACAGGAAACCACACGTCTTATTAGAGTAATCCTCCCAACAACACTATTTGCCCTTGCCCAATTACAAAACATCAGTGTCGAACCTAAACACTGTATTGAATTTCCAGTACAATGGTAATAAAATAATGGCAAGGATAATGGTAATGTTTCAGAGCAACCAAAAaaatttaattcattaaaaaaaataaaaataacggtttcacaatatatcacagtattttttcattcttattttttgcatgactgggctttaatataggtatATGTgagttactttttaaaaaaattgaacTCAGGGTGGCAGCATTCAAAAGGGCAACCAAGTTGATGACATGACCAAAAAGTTTTGCCCTTTTCCTAGAGCTTGTGTCTAAAATTGCACCACTTTCTGCCAGGCCATGCAAATTagtatattattgaaaagtttctttatcacagtaattcagttaaaaatgtgaaatgcatatattatatagacgtattacacacagagtgatctatttaagcttATTAAGCttaagtttatttcttttattgttgattattgattatgccTTATAGCTAAtgaaaaactcaaaaatctgtgtctcaaaaaattggataaccatataatatatatatatatatattccagcaggacttggctgtAAGCAGTAttgcatcaacaataaagaaaataaacgcttaaaatagatcactctgtgtgtaatacatctatataatatatgagtttcacattttgaattttgaactgaattactgaaataaagtaactttttattctaattttatgagagATGCACTAGCATATGTGTAAAGCTTTTCAAAACTGTCATAAAGCATCAACAAGTGCTATATGTTGGTGTAGACTTGTACAACATAGAAAGTAGACCAAAAAGATCATATTTttactttaaagctcaccttccgcgaaaatccgatttttcttgttttttgtggaatacagtaggtctctccgagttgaatgtgtacacctgcacattaaactgttttgcagcccccattgtctgcaggagctaagcaaagaaatcccccctccccccctccgaaaaacgggtgaattttgaattatctttctgcctacgtaggcagaaactcacagaccagcccaccttggctcgagaaactcccagaggcggagctgaagcgacgcaacatcaccgctcatcagttaggaggtgggaggcagtgagcggcagagcggtggaggggcgtcgcagtgctccaagccaatcagaggagagatatttgcatgctgtttgcatgtatgaatattcatgagcaaagctggaatccggtcattttggacacacccctaaaacagtccattaaaaaagagctatacagagacacctgagcactttttttttacaaaaacggctcacatgtcattcattcatactagagaccacaactagacattttaaaatgaaagaaaaaaacgacggaaggtgagctttaaggaaAGCTCTAACTGTTGAGTCTGAGTCTGAGCGTAATCCTATACACAAAGAGCCATGCACGGTTTGCTGAATCACGTTTCACTTCCCTTTTCCTTCCCATTTCTCGAGTTTTCTTTCCAAAACCATCAGCAGACCACACCCACACGCACAAAGGTAACTGCTGATTTGCTGAATTTAATGACCAGTTCGCTGAAGCACCGCCTGTCAGAGGCCATCGCACCAACTCCACCTCCTCTGTTCACGCTAATACAGTGTGCTCTGCAGCTTTACTCAACCTTCCCCTACCcactgcaccaccaccaccaccaccctgcgCTCTTCAGCCAACCCGTCAAAGTTTGTTCCCCTGGGTTATATAACTTATTTGCAGAATGTTAAAGCAAGCAGAGAGACTTTGAATCCTGCACTGTTCACTACTGCCCTATTGCCCCAAATAACTCTGCTTAGTTTAGCTGACCACTAACAGACTTTGGCTTCCAACACAAACCACATcaaaccatattttttgcactattaaaATCCTTTTGcacttaaaaacctttaatttttccaaaaagcatcagtgcacattataatccagtcaggttttaaggagcagtaaagccactccactaaagtacaaagttatacaggagtttcagtttagttctccagcactaaagctggagcagtattagcattagctgctaaccgtgctaagaactagctcttttgacgttcagaggtgagtattattgacctgtagcctgctgctaaccctggctagcactgctggggcagcattagcattaactgcagtaaccgcgctaagcgctagctctttttttccgttcagagctgagtatatcagactgcagtctgcgtgtttacagagTTAATACAAGCTACGTGGCACAagctgctagctaatatcgccctggcttaccagaagtAAGCGCTGTCAGATGGCATTTACATTCTGCTAGCACTAGCGATTAGCGAAATCTGGAAATATaggcttactgtagataaatgtTAGCactttattcacacaaataaacagttttcagcagagagaGATAGATTCATTTCCAGCGTATGATTGACTGTTTTTTtcgtattacagttttgtttacttagcttagctttacctaacttaatcaccccccccccaaccccgaAGCGACAAGAACAGCTGAATTAGAagcaaaacatggcaacacccttttTTTACTAGTGTCTCAttgtgtgccttttaatccggtgtgctttatgtattaaaaacagaacagaaaatagatgttaattgagagtgcgccttataatgagtataaaaaatatggtaattctAAATACAACTTAATATTTATTAACACAATCAAATAATATGTGTAGGATATTGTCCAAGCCAAATCCTGTTACTGGTCAGTGTCAgccaaaatctaataaaaatgttaaaaatgttacaaattttAAAAGAGCTATTGGTAGGGCAATTGTGAACAGTGCAGGAAAAAACAAAGCTATTTTTAGATGACCTGACGTTCAGCAAATAAGTTATATAACCTGGTGGAATGGTGGTAATTATCAAATGTAATATGTAAACCAATTTATAATTCCGTTTTCATTTGCAACACTCGCTCTTTTCTTAAAATGACCAAAACAATGGTTATAAAGTATGATAATTTGTCGTATGATACTTTTAGGCGTAGATTATTGGTCTAACTATCTTTTAAttcaatttgtttaaaaaatacctGAATGTCTctttaaaatacaaaactatgGAAGTgtttgtatagattttttttttgccacactgTTAAAACACTAAAGAACAATTAGAAAATGTTACCAAACATCCTGTGTAAAATCCTGTGTTTTTCCAAATCGATACAGTACTGCAAAATGTAATATCTTACACTGTTAGTTATCGTAAAAATGTCTGGGACAATAAATcagccaaacaaaaaaaaacagttattgtgacagagACAAAgccaatatataaaaaataattaaggcTAATTTTTTTGCTCAAGACTATCTAAAATAATCTGGTGCTTGTGAGGCATTTGTAACCATGTTTTCAGTAATAACTTTCTTTAAGACATTTTTAGAGGCTGTAACACTTTAGAAAGCTCTAGAAAGTTCTAGAAAGTCTCTGTTTACACTCATTCAAAACTCATTAGGTTCCTCCAGGTTATATAACTTATTTGCTGAACATCAGGGCCGCTGAAGAGACTGTGCTGTTCCTGTCCTGAGCTGTTCTCTGCTGCCCAACAGAGTGTTCCAAGTGCTGCGCTCACCCTCAGAGCATGCTTATCACAAGACACGCCGGCCGCCTGCCACGACTTCCTGTGGAACCGTGGAGCCCCCGGCCTCCGCCTGCCGTACAGACTCAGTGTGTCATGTGCCCTCACAGCTCATGGACTTAAGCTGGACTTAAAGGAGCGTTTAATACGTGCAGAACTGCACTGAGTGTACTAGTTCTGCACCTCGGGCGGATTATTATTACTCATTAACTAACCTGAGTGAGCCCACCACGGCCTTTCTAGAAGGTGCAGAAAAGAAAGTAAACTTTCATCCCGCTTCTAACACTTGCATTTGGCAATGAACCTAGTTTTCCAGGTTTATCAGCAGCTGAACTTTAGATTTTCTAGATAAAAAACTgcattctaagctttaaaatgtcaTAGACAGTGTTTACAACTATCTACCATATTTTTGGACcctaaggtgcaccagattataaggcacactatcaatgaacgtctattttctggtctatattcataGATAAGGTGTTCACGAAGTCAAacaaacactggatgttaatctacacagatttctctcttgaaaactgtttatttgggggagtaaagcgctttcgtttatttacagtaagcttagatttccaatattttaagggtttaagggcgagttttcagtgaagtttctccaggactaaggcttggtgcagcagcattagcattagctgctaacatcAGCGTTAGCGTGACATAAATGCAGCCCGAtagcactacactaaggaaccctgagtgttctggtaacctagagcactatcagctagcagttcgtcctacgtagcttgttttacacAGCAAAGATGCAGACTATTAAAAATACAAATGACACTGCTGCttttgctgcagctcagccaatcagatccctctcCTGCcccgcttctaaacccatacatcacccagtgccacaCCCAAATAAGTTATATAACCTTTTGGAATGGTGGTAATTATCAAATGTATATGATATGTAATATGTAAACAAAgatatttaggatttttttggtctgcaaaaaattaaaaggatttaaagCTTCCTTGTTAGTAaagtaactgaaaaaaaaaaaacggttataAAGTGTGATTAGGATAGGAAGCTTTTTTATCTT is a genomic window containing:
- the keap1a gene encoding kelch-like ECH-associated protein 1A encodes the protein MICPRKKRPVKDEDFSAIVVPSMRGHGYLDYTIESHPSRAFQLMDELRHHGLLCDLVLHVTYKDRVVDFKVHKLVLAACSPYFKAMFTSNFKECKASEITLRDVCPTVIERLVNYAYTSRFTVGEKCVLHVLLGAMRYQMEDVAKACCDFLVKNLEASNVIGISRFAEEIGCVELHQRSREYINTHFSEVIKEEEFFSLSHCQLLELISQESLKVLCETEVYKACIDWVRWDVEGRAQYFHALLNAVHIYALPAKFLKRQLQSCPILSKANSCKDFLSKIFQEMTLRKPLPPTPLRGNQLIYMSGGYNQQSLASMEAFDPHRKAWLKLAEMDTPCSGLGACVLFGLFYSVGGRNLSLQSNVDSEALCCYNPMTNQWTQLASLNTPRNRVGIGELDGSIYAVGGSHGSMHHNTVERYDPEANRWTFVTPMSVSRLGAGVAACGGALYVVGGFDGENRWKSVERFQPDTNTWQHVAPMNTVRSGLGVVCIDSYLYAVGGYDGQTQLNTMERYNVSRDVWEPMASMGHCRSAHGVTVYQGKLFVFGGFNQSGFLSSVECYCPASNQWTYVTDMPVGRSGMGVAVTMEPCPGCLPEEDEET